In a genomic window of Roseiflexus castenholzii DSM 13941:
- a CDS encoding NAD(P)/FAD-dependent oxidoreductase: protein MKVAIIGAGVAGLTAAYDLARSGHSVIVYEAAPVAGGLASGFRDERWEWPLERFYHHLFESDTAIRALVQEIGFAGNLFFRRPITAQWWNGRSYALDGVLPVLRFPAIPLIDRLRFGLAAVYLKYVTNDWQALEKMTAAEWTLRWCGPNVYREIWRPLLEGKFGPHADEVNMAWLWARLKARSFRLGYFVGGFQAFCDALLERVQSLGAVVHLGAPVAALTQLDDDVWQVTGSGVLAGAAEDVDAVIVTGSPALLARLAPNLPTDYLSHLRTLRSMGAVVMTIALRQRLLTDGAYWLMPPKREFPFLALVEHTNFIEPARYGGDHLIYCGDYLDPDHEYFRLTPDELLQRFLPALARVNPHFEPSWVRAYWLHREPYAQPIVPINHARNIPPLATPLRGLFWASMSQVYPWDRGTNYAVELGRRVAAECHRYAEMLRLRGGGVALRAR, encoded by the coding sequence ATGAAAGTCGCCATCATTGGCGCGGGTGTCGCCGGGTTGACCGCCGCCTACGACCTGGCGCGCAGCGGTCATAGCGTGATTGTCTACGAAGCGGCGCCGGTTGCCGGCGGGCTTGCGTCGGGGTTCCGCGATGAACGCTGGGAGTGGCCGCTCGAACGTTTCTATCATCACTTGTTCGAGAGCGACACTGCAATCCGGGCGCTGGTGCAGGAGATCGGATTTGCCGGCAACCTCTTCTTCCGGCGCCCGATCACGGCGCAGTGGTGGAACGGTCGCTCGTATGCGCTCGATGGCGTGCTACCGGTGCTGCGCTTCCCGGCGATTCCCTTGATCGACCGTCTGCGCTTTGGGCTGGCTGCCGTTTATCTGAAGTATGTCACAAATGACTGGCAGGCGCTCGAAAAGATGACGGCGGCGGAGTGGACGTTGCGCTGGTGTGGTCCGAACGTCTACCGCGAGATCTGGCGTCCGCTCCTGGAAGGCAAGTTCGGTCCTCATGCCGACGAGGTGAACATGGCATGGCTCTGGGCGCGGCTCAAGGCGCGTAGTTTCCGGTTGGGCTACTTTGTCGGCGGATTTCAGGCGTTCTGCGATGCGCTGCTCGAGCGGGTGCAATCTCTTGGCGCTGTGGTGCATCTCGGCGCTCCGGTGGCAGCATTGACGCAGCTGGACGATGATGTGTGGCAGGTGACGGGCAGCGGCGTCCTTGCCGGCGCGGCTGAGGATGTTGATGCGGTGATCGTGACCGGGTCTCCGGCGCTGCTGGCACGCCTGGCGCCGAACCTGCCAACCGATTATCTCAGCCATCTGCGAACCCTACGCTCCATGGGCGCAGTGGTGATGACGATTGCGCTGCGGCAGCGGTTGCTGACCGACGGCGCCTACTGGTTGATGCCGCCAAAACGTGAGTTCCCCTTCCTGGCGCTGGTCGAACACACGAATTTCATCGAACCGGCGCGCTATGGCGGCGATCACCTGATCTACTGCGGCGACTATCTCGATCCGGATCACGAGTATTTTCGTCTCACTCCCGATGAGTTGCTCCAACGCTTTCTCCCGGCGCTGGCGCGGGTCAATCCGCACTTCGAGCCGTCGTGGGTGCGGGCGTACTGGCTCCACCGCGAGCCTTACGCGCAGCCAATCGTGCCGATCAACCACGCGCGCAATATTCCGCCGCTGGCGACGCCGCTGCGTGGGCTGTTCTGGGCAAGTATGAGCCAGGTGTACCCCTGGGACCGCGGGACGAACTACGCTGTCGAACTGGGGCGACGTGTGGCGGCGGAGTGCCATCGGTACGCCGAGATGTTGCGGTTGCGCGGCGGCGGCGTGGCGCTGCGCGCCCGGTGA
- a CDS encoding NAD-dependent epimerase/dehydratase family protein → MHNERFLITGALGCIGAWTVRNLAREGTPVVVFDLANDPRRLKLIMSNEELAQVTFVTGDITDLEALERALDEHAITRVIHLAALQIPFVRANPPLGARVNVVGTVNVFEAVARRRDRIGSVVYASSAAVYDAVDAGASGVVAHGAIGHPTTLYGVFKQANEGTARVYWQDARVPSIGLRPYIVYGPGRDQGLTSSPTKAMVAAALGKAYHIPYGGRAAYQYADDVARTFIACARAPFEGAEIFNLRGSVATMGEIVAAIEAAAPETRGLITFDEKPLPFPEEFDATPLERLIGALPFTPLEQAVAETIALFRQRIAEGVMPDTV, encoded by the coding sequence ATGCACAACGAACGTTTCCTGATCACCGGCGCGCTGGGATGTATCGGCGCCTGGACGGTTCGTAACCTGGCGCGCGAAGGGACGCCGGTCGTTGTCTTCGACCTGGCGAACGATCCGCGCCGCCTGAAGCTGATTATGTCCAACGAGGAATTGGCGCAGGTGACGTTTGTGACCGGCGATATTACTGATCTGGAAGCACTCGAACGCGCGCTCGACGAGCATGCCATTACGCGCGTCATTCATCTGGCGGCGCTTCAGATACCGTTTGTGCGCGCCAATCCGCCGCTTGGCGCGCGCGTCAATGTCGTCGGTACGGTCAATGTGTTCGAGGCGGTGGCGCGTCGCCGCGACCGGATCGGCAGCGTGGTCTATGCTTCGTCGGCAGCGGTGTACGATGCAGTCGACGCCGGTGCGTCCGGCGTGGTTGCGCACGGCGCTATTGGGCATCCGACGACGCTGTATGGCGTGTTCAAGCAAGCCAACGAAGGCACGGCGCGCGTCTACTGGCAGGATGCGCGTGTACCGAGCATTGGTCTGCGCCCATACATCGTCTACGGTCCGGGGCGCGACCAGGGATTGACGTCGAGTCCGACGAAGGCGATGGTTGCGGCTGCGCTCGGCAAAGCGTACCACATTCCGTATGGCGGGCGCGCCGCCTACCAGTACGCCGATGATGTGGCGCGCACCTTCATCGCCTGCGCGCGCGCGCCGTTCGAGGGCGCCGAGATTTTCAACCTGCGCGGCAGTGTGGCGACGATGGGCGAGATAGTGGCAGCCATCGAGGCGGCGGCGCCGGAGACGCGTGGGTTGATTACCTTCGATGAGAAGCCGCTCCCCTTCCCGGAAGAATTCGACGCCACGCCACTCGAGCGGTTGATCGGCGCGTTGCCGTTTACGCCGTTGGAACAGGCGGTCGCCGAGACGATTGCACTGTTTCGCCAACGGATCGCAGAAGGCGTTATGCCCGACACGGTGTAG
- a CDS encoding glycoside hydrolase family 5 protein: MNRRTFIQFAAAAASLSVAGCSIPGGVPANRLARLARGVNMSHWFAQAPFSRATLQSRHTADEFRALRRVGLTHVRFPLDPYVLFSERNPARLDPDRLPLLDAALDMILQADLAVIVELHPEDRFVDRLATDDRFVDAVVQFWRALAMHLSARDPEWVFLEALNEAHFDNPPRWEAVLRRFLAAMRDGAPRHTLIASGDGWASIDGLVQLTPVADRNVVYNFHFYEPFEFTHQGATWGYEMWRHYRGVPYPVDAERIAAALAIIDNPRARDEIRFYGQSGWGATRIGMRLDQAAAWGAQHNVPLTCNEFGVYRLISTPADRIAWLTDVRAALEQRRIGWAMWDYAGGFSLTRDGMNDRSLDDATLRALGLSAP; encoded by the coding sequence ATGAACCGCCGCACGTTCATCCAGTTTGCCGCTGCCGCCGCATCACTGAGTGTCGCCGGATGCTCAATACCGGGCGGCGTTCCCGCCAATCGATTGGCGCGCCTGGCGCGCGGCGTCAATATGAGCCACTGGTTTGCTCAGGCGCCCTTTTCCCGCGCCACGCTCCAATCGCGCCACACTGCCGACGAGTTTCGCGCGCTGCGTCGGGTTGGTCTGACCCACGTGCGCTTTCCGCTCGATCCGTATGTGCTCTTCAGTGAACGCAATCCGGCGCGCCTCGACCCCGACCGGTTGCCGTTGCTCGACGCGGCGCTCGATATGATCCTCCAGGCGGACCTGGCGGTAATTGTGGAATTGCACCCGGAAGATCGCTTTGTGGACCGGCTGGCGACTGATGACAGATTTGTCGATGCGGTCGTTCAATTCTGGCGCGCGCTGGCGATGCACCTCAGCGCACGCGATCCAGAGTGGGTGTTCCTGGAGGCGCTGAACGAGGCGCACTTCGACAACCCGCCGCGCTGGGAAGCGGTGCTGCGCCGTTTTCTGGCAGCGATGCGCGACGGCGCACCACGCCATACGCTGATCGCCAGTGGCGATGGGTGGGCCAGCATCGATGGGTTGGTGCAACTCACGCCGGTGGCGGATCGCAACGTGGTCTACAACTTCCACTTCTACGAACCGTTCGAGTTCACCCATCAGGGCGCAACGTGGGGGTATGAGATGTGGCGACACTACCGCGGCGTTCCCTACCCCGTCGATGCCGAACGGATTGCGGCAGCGCTGGCAATCATCGACAACCCGCGGGCGCGGGATGAGATCCGTTTCTATGGGCAGAGCGGCTGGGGCGCGACGCGCATTGGCATGCGCCTCGATCAGGCAGCGGCGTGGGGAGCGCAGCACAATGTGCCGCTGACCTGCAACGAATTCGGGGTCTACCGGCTGATCTCCACGCCTGCGGACCGTATCGCATGGCTGACCGACGTGCGCGCGGCGCTCGAACAGCGCCGGATCGGTTGGGCGATGTGGGACTACGCTGGCGGCTTCAGCCTGACGCGCGACGGCATGAATGACCGATCGCTCGACGATGCGACGCTGCGGGCGCTGGGGTTGTCGGCGCCTTGA
- a CDS encoding Uma2 family endonuclease, whose protein sequence is MWAPVGVRMPGCDPAQPDIVVVRHEDSHIIHDRRINGVSALIVEVLSSSNPETDKTIKRAAYARAGVPEYWIVRPASRAVYQLPVTIRHGHPEQREGSCATRSDSSLRLP, encoded by the coding sequence GTGTGGGCGCCGGTCGGCGTGCGGATGCCTGGCTGTGATCCCGCCCAGCCGGATATTGTCGTAGTGCGTCACGAGGACAGCCACATCATCCACGACCGCCGTATTAACGGCGTATCGGCGCTGATCGTCGAGGTGTTGTCGTCATCGAACCCTGAGACTGATAAAACCATCAAGCGCGCCGCGTATGCGCGTGCAGGCGTGCCGGAATACTGGATTGTGCGCCCTGCATCGCGTGCTGTCTACCAATTACCTGTGACCATCCGGCATGGTCACCCCGAGCAGCGCGAGGGGTCGTGCGCGACCCGCTCAGATTCCTCGCTGCGTTTACCCTGA
- a CDS encoding S1 RNA-binding domain-containing protein: MERASAMALDLCAARVDPNEAQKALAYLRAQKDSKAYFAYLQAIGNNGRAVIRSNQTIKYYSHLLEASQQHLCNLSPPNMVLILAWAIRLLRYYNAVPEEERQPLDVVHVPTPSSDPLPSPAPSRPPSATQSAPARPSPSLAQPAARPPSAPSPAPPAAQTAPPAPPASIPLPGEVFSGEVLEVDEDAVAVKVKNFNPKRVIGVIRAETIPDRNTARYSAGNTARVEVVAVQQKGNRTILELKPAPKKKARS, from the coding sequence ATGGAACGCGCATCAGCTATGGCGCTCGATCTGTGCGCTGCGCGCGTTGACCCGAACGAAGCGCAAAAGGCGCTGGCGTATTTGCGCGCTCAAAAGGATAGCAAAGCCTATTTTGCCTATCTACAGGCGATTGGCAACAACGGTCGCGCCGTTATCCGCTCGAACCAGACGATTAAGTACTACAGTCATCTGCTGGAAGCGAGCCAGCAGCATTTGTGCAACCTGTCACCGCCCAACATGGTGCTTATACTGGCATGGGCAATCCGTTTGCTCAGGTACTACAATGCCGTGCCAGAGGAGGAGCGTCAACCCCTTGATGTTGTTCATGTTCCCACCCCTTCCTCTGACCCGCTTCCGTCCCCCGCCCCGTCGCGCCCGCCTTCCGCAACGCAATCTGCGCCTGCCCGACCATCCCCGTCCCTGGCGCAGCCTGCTGCGCGCCCGCCTTCCGCTCCATCGCCCGCGCCGCCCGCAGCGCAGACCGCACCACCCGCGCCGCCTGCGAGTATTCCCCTGCCAGGAGAGGTCTTTTCCGGCGAGGTGCTGGAGGTTGATGAAGACGCTGTCGCGGTGAAGGTGAAAAATTTTAACCCGAAGCGCGTGATTGGCGTCATACGCGCCGAAACGATCCCGGATCGCAATACCGCACGGTATTCGGCAGGCAATACCGCCCGCGTCGAAGTGGTTGCCGTGCAACAGAAGGGCAACAGGACCATCCTGGAGTTGAAACCGGCGCCGAAAAAGAAGGCGCGCTCATAG